From Cecembia calidifontis, one genomic window encodes:
- a CDS encoding BatD family protein has protein sequence MIKTKIALFLVCLFTFFSNSLLAQEVIIELGPDEIGLNETFSIKVTITNDKIKSYDEFPDILGFQKQGISQSSSMNIINGQVSSTNSIIQYYKPNRKGEFTLERFSVKINGNNYSSPGKKISVVDPRSSQRQGVFDPFDDLFGRRDREEPEFIEIEDDAFFASSVDKNEVFVGEGFNVSLAFYMSETNQAPFQFYEPGRQLDEILKKMKPSKAWEENFNITNIQPERVTLNGKNWIKYKVYEATFFPFSDGEITIPPIAWEMIKYKVAKNPTFFGSNRLEDFKTFYSSAKTIKVKPLPQHPLRNEVSVGVFQLRENISQLNVQTGEGFTYNFSISGEGNINSISPPRTRQIHKLNTYDPNVRQQINRGMGKIRGSKEFNYYLTINEPGEVKLADHFEWIYFNPVLAKYDTLRPKAVVNVTGESKVNQAISKQRLGGIYDLIELESNKLSYQRYKYYFSLFINLLLVGSVILLAVLIMRRSNG, from the coding sequence ATGATCAAAACGAAAATAGCCCTCTTCTTGGTATGTCTTTTTACATTTTTTTCCAATAGCCTATTGGCACAGGAGGTAATTATTGAACTGGGACCGGATGAAATCGGACTTAATGAAACATTTAGCATCAAAGTAACCATCACTAACGATAAAATCAAGTCCTACGATGAATTCCCTGATATTTTAGGATTTCAAAAACAAGGCATATCCCAGTCCTCTTCCATGAATATCATCAATGGGCAGGTCAGCAGCACCAACAGTATCATTCAATATTACAAACCCAACAGAAAAGGAGAGTTTACACTTGAGCGGTTTTCCGTAAAAATTAACGGAAATAACTATTCATCCCCTGGAAAGAAGATCAGTGTTGTAGATCCTAGGTCCAGTCAAAGGCAGGGGGTTTTCGATCCCTTTGATGATCTCTTTGGCAGAAGGGACAGGGAAGAGCCAGAATTCATAGAAATAGAAGATGATGCCTTCTTTGCCTCCTCGGTCGATAAAAACGAGGTATTTGTGGGCGAGGGATTTAATGTAAGCTTAGCTTTTTATATGTCCGAAACCAATCAGGCCCCTTTCCAATTCTATGAGCCAGGCAGGCAACTGGATGAAATCCTAAAAAAAATGAAACCCTCCAAAGCTTGGGAAGAGAATTTTAACATTACCAACATCCAACCGGAAAGGGTCACCTTGAATGGTAAAAACTGGATCAAATACAAAGTTTATGAAGCTACTTTCTTCCCCTTTTCTGATGGGGAAATAACCATTCCCCCCATTGCCTGGGAAATGATCAAATATAAGGTAGCCAAGAACCCCACATTCTTTGGGAGCAACAGACTGGAAGATTTCAAAACATTTTATTCTTCAGCCAAGACAATCAAAGTCAAACCGCTTCCGCAACACCCTTTGAGAAATGAAGTGAGTGTAGGGGTTTTCCAGTTGAGGGAAAATATCAGCCAACTGAATGTACAGACAGGGGAGGGTTTTACCTACAATTTCAGCATATCGGGAGAAGGAAATATCAATTCCATATCTCCTCCAAGAACCCGTCAAATACACAAACTGAATACCTATGACCCCAATGTCAGGCAACAGATCAACAGGGGAATGGGCAAAATAAGGGGCTCAAAAGAGTTCAATTACTACCTGACAATCAATGAACCCGGTGAAGTTAAGCTTGCGGACCATTTTGAATGGATCTATTTCAATCCGGTATTGGCAAAATATGATACGCTGAGACCCAAGGCTGTTGTAAATGTTACCGGCGAATCTAAAGTTAATCAGGCCATTTCCAAGCAGAGATTAGGGGGAATTTACGATTTGATCGAACTAGAGAGCAATAAGCTTTCATACCAGCGATATAAGTATTATTTTTCGCTATTTATCAATTTACTATTGGTCGGTTCAGTCATTCTTCTGGCCGTCCTGATTATGAGAAGAAGTAATGGGTAA
- the aroC gene encoding chorismate synthase, which yields MGNSFGRIFRITTFGESHGLGLGVIIDGCPAGLSVDEDFIREEMQRRKPGQSKITTQRKEEDEFQILSGVFEGKTTGTPIGMVIMNTDQKSKDYSHIADKFRPSHADYTYFEKYGIRDYRGGGRSSARETAARVAAGAIAKLMLKQFGIAVQAYVSQVGDLKLEKPYTALNLSLTEENIVRCPDQDMAKKMIEFIDEIRKSRDTVGGVVTCVAKGVPAGLGEPVFDRLHAELGKAMLSINAVKGFEYGSGFEGVKMRGSEHNDAFFQEDGKVKTKTNYSGGIQGGISNGEDIYFNVAFKPVATIMQDQESVNEAGEPVTVSGKGRHDPCVVPRAVPIVEAMAALVLADYLLISRTNKLHV from the coding sequence ATGGGTAATTCATTTGGAAGAATATTTAGGATCACCACTTTTGGAGAATCTCACGGATTGGGTCTGGGTGTGATCATTGATGGCTGTCCCGCAGGACTGTCCGTGGATGAAGATTTCATCAGAGAAGAGATGCAACGCAGAAAACCCGGCCAGTCCAAAATAACTACCCAACGCAAAGAGGAAGACGAATTCCAAATCCTTTCGGGAGTTTTTGAAGGAAAAACTACAGGGACGCCCATCGGCATGGTTATCATGAATACTGACCAAAAAAGTAAAGATTATAGCCATATTGCTGACAAATTCAGACCTTCACATGCGGATTACACCTATTTCGAAAAGTACGGAATCAGGGATTACCGCGGCGGAGGAAGAAGCAGTGCCAGGGAAACGGCCGCACGGGTCGCTGCCGGTGCCATTGCGAAATTAATGTTGAAACAGTTTGGTATTGCTGTACAGGCTTATGTATCCCAGGTCGGAGATCTGAAATTGGAAAAGCCCTACACAGCACTCAACCTGTCCCTAACAGAAGAAAACATCGTGAGATGTCCTGACCAGGACATGGCCAAAAAAATGATTGAATTCATCGATGAGATCAGAAAAAGCCGGGATACCGTAGGAGGAGTCGTAACCTGTGTGGCCAAAGGGGTGCCTGCAGGATTAGGGGAACCAGTATTTGACAGACTGCACGCCGAACTTGGAAAAGCCATGCTCAGCATCAATGCAGTCAAAGGATTCGAATATGGAAGCGGTTTTGAAGGGGTCAAGATGAGGGGATCGGAACACAATGATGCTTTCTTCCAGGAAGATGGAAAAGTAAAAACAAAGACAAACTACTCTGGAGGTATACAGGGAGGAATTTCCAACGGAGAGGACATCTATTTCAATGTGGCTTTCAAACCGGTAGCCACGATCATGCAGGATCAAGAATCCGTGAATGAAGCAGGAGAACCGGTCACTGTTTCCGGAAAGGGCAGGCATGACCCTTGTGTCGTCCCAAGGGCCGTACCTATCGTGGAAGCAATGGCCGCACTGGTCCTTGCTGATTATTTACTGATCAGCAGAACAAATAAATTACACGTTTAA